One Ensifer adhaerens genomic window, TGAAGTGCGCGAGCTGGCGCAGAAATCCGCCCTCGCCGCCCGGGAAATCAAGGCGATCATCACCACTTCGGCCGAAGAAGTGACGAAGGGCGTTTCGCTGGTCCGGGCCGCAGGCGATGCACTCGACGAGATCTCCGGCCAGATCCATGCCATCAACGAGCAGACACAGCAGATTGCCGGCGACGCGCGCGACCAGGCAAACGACCTGCAGCACATCAACCAGACCATGCTGTCGCTGGACGCCGTGACGCAGCAGAACAATGCGATGGTGGAAGACAGTACGGCCATGACCCATCGGCTCTCATGCCAGGCGTCCGGCCTGTTCGATCTCGTCGAGCGTTTCCGCACGACATCCGGCGTGCGAAACCAAACGGAGACGGACGCTCGCACCCGGCTGATCGCTTAGCACCTTACGGGCCGCGTGCTGTCGCGGCCCGCATCGGAAGGCGCGATCAGCTCGCCTTGGCGAGCGCCACGGCGTCGGCGCCGGCCGGGAAATGGAGCTGGCCCGACTGATCGTTTGCCGCCTGCCAGACGGCCTCGGCCACATCGGCCTCGGTCGTGACCAAGGGCGGGTCCGCAAACTGCGCGAAGATGGGCGCAGCGAATTCGGCGTATGCCTGAGGGATCAGGTCCTCGACGCGCATCGTGGTGTTGTGGGCGAAGCGGGTGGTCGGCGCGTAGCCGGGTTCGACCAGTTTGACCCTCACGTTGAAAGCTTGCAATTCGTGGGCCAGCGAGGCGGTGAAGCCCTGGATTGCCGTCTTGCTGGCCGTATAGGCTGCAGCAAGCGGCATGGCGGTAAGCGTCACGGTGGAAGTGACGTTGACCACGACACCCGACCGGCGGGCGCGGAACTGCGGTATCACCCCCTGGGTCATCGCCATCACGCCGAAGGTATTGGTGTCGAAAACCTTGCGGATATGGGACATCGGGGTCGCCTCGAAGGCGCCAACGACACCAATGCCGGCATTGTTGACAAGCACATCGATAGGGCCGGCTTCCTCGATCGCAGCCGAGATGCTCGCGGGATCGGTGACATCGAGGGCCAGAACACGCAGCCGCTCCGATTTCGGCAGAATGTCTCGCCGCGGCGCGCGCATGGTGGCAATCACATTCCAACCCTCGGCATGAAAGCGCCGCGCCGTCTCCAGCCCGTAGCCGGAGGAGCAGCCGGTAATCAGTACGGTCTTCATCGCGATTTCCTGTCTGTTGTTTCGATGGAGAAGGAATATCGCCACAGATCCGGACGAGCTACGGCTGGAAGTCCTGAATTAATTTGCTATCGTCCTGACATGATCGATCCACTCTCACAACTCATTCAGCTTCTTCGCCCGCGCACGGTCTTCACCAAGGGCATCAGCGGCGCTGGCCGCTGGGCCGTGCGCTATGCCGAATTCGGACAGCCGAGCTTTTGTACCGTCGTCGAGGGGACATGCCGGTTGGCCGTCGATGGCGAGACACCTGTCACGCTGGAGGCCGGGGACTTCGTGCTTTTACCGACGACGCCGGGCTTCACCCTGTCGGGGTTCGAACCGGTGCAGCCGACCTTCATCGATCCCAAGGCGACGCCAGCGCCGGCGGACGAGGTTCGCCACGGCCGGCACGACGGCGAACCGGACGTGCGCCTGCTCGGTGGCTACTTCGTGCTCGATTCGCCCGATGCTGGACTGCTTGTCTCGCTGCTGCCGGCGTTGATGCACCTACGCGGGATCGAGCGACTTTCGACGCTCGTCCGCCTGGTTGGCGACGAGGCACGTGACGAACGGCCGGGCCGGGACCTGGTGCTGGCACGGCTCGTGGAAGTGATGCTGATCGAGGCCATTCGGTCCATTCAAGGCGAAAGCGCCACGCCCGGCCTGTTGCGCGGGTTGGGTGACCCGCGGTTGGCGGTTGCCATTCGTCAGATCCACGCCGATCCGGCGCACGCATGGACCGTTGCGGAACTTGCGAATGAGGCGGCACTCTCCCGCTCCGTGTTCTTCGAGCGCTTCACCCGCGCCGTCGGCGTGCCGCCGATGGAATATCTGCTCGTCTGGCGCATGGCGCTCGCCAAGGATCTGCTGCGACGGCGCGACGTCGATCTCGCCTCGGTTGCCGAGCGTATCGGCTACGGTTCCGCCAGCACCTTCAGCACTGCCTTCAGCCGCCATGTCGGCCAGCCACCAAGCCGTTATGCCCGCATGACTGCCGCCTAGCCGTGGCCGGGTATTGCCTTTTGTGAGAAATCCCTCAAATGCCGAAGGCGGCCACATTTACACCCTGCTCGGGCGCATATAGAGAGGCTTACCACCAACAGCGAACCGTAATTCATGCTCCGACGCCTCTATGATTGGACGATGTCGCTCGCGACACGAGAGACTGCCATAGTCTGGCTTGGCATCATCGCCTTTGTCGAAAGCTCGATCTTTCCGGTCCCCGCGGATTTGCTGCTTATCCCGA contains:
- a CDS encoding AraC family transcriptional regulator is translated as MIDPLSQLIQLLRPRTVFTKGISGAGRWAVRYAEFGQPSFCTVVEGTCRLAVDGETPVTLEAGDFVLLPTTPGFTLSGFEPVQPTFIDPKATPAPADEVRHGRHDGEPDVRLLGGYFVLDSPDAGLLVSLLPALMHLRGIERLSTLVRLVGDEARDERPGRDLVLARLVEVMLIEAIRSIQGESATPGLLRGLGDPRLAVAIRQIHADPAHAWTVAELANEAALSRSVFFERFTRAVGVPPMEYLLVWRMALAKDLLRRRDVDLASVAERIGYGSASTFSTAFSRHVGQPPSRYARMTAA
- a CDS encoding SDR family oxidoreductase, with protein sequence MKTVLITGCSSGYGLETARRFHAEGWNVIATMRAPRRDILPKSERLRVLALDVTDPASISAAIEEAGPIDVLVNNAGIGVVGAFEATPMSHIRKVFDTNTFGVMAMTQGVIPQFRARRSGVVVNVTSTVTLTAMPLAAAYTASKTAIQGFTASLAHELQAFNVRVKLVEPGYAPTTRFAHNTTMRVEDLIPQAYAEFAAPIFAQFADPPLVTTEADVAEAVWQAANDQSGQLHFPAGADAVALAKAS